The proteins below come from a single Myxococcus xanthus genomic window:
- a CDS encoding HesB/IscA family protein, whose translation MSEQATQETTQRQAPATAPVAKPPKGITIADSAVARLKELLEQRQTPEAGLRLAVKGGGCSGLQYSMEWSEKSRERDKIFEKDGVRVFVDPKSYLYLIGTELVFEQTLMASGFKLDNPNIKAACGCGESFSV comes from the coding sequence ATGAGCGAACAGGCGACCCAGGAGACGACGCAGCGCCAGGCGCCTGCCACCGCGCCCGTGGCCAAGCCCCCCAAGGGCATCACCATTGCCGACAGCGCGGTGGCCCGGCTGAAGGAGCTGCTGGAGCAGCGGCAGACGCCCGAGGCGGGCTTGCGGCTGGCCGTGAAGGGCGGCGGGTGCTCGGGCCTCCAGTACTCCATGGAGTGGTCGGAGAAGTCCCGCGAGCGCGACAAGATTTTCGAGAAGGACGGCGTGCGCGTCTTCGTGGACCCAAAGAGCTACCTGTACCTCATCGGTACCGAGCTGGTGTTCGAGCAGACGCTCATGGCCTCCGGCTTCAAGCTGGACAACCCCAACATCAAGGCGGCCTGCGGCTGCGGAGAGAGCTTCTCCGTCTGA
- the iscU gene encoding Fe-S cluster assembly scaffold IscU gives MAYSDKVIEHYENPRNVGTLDKEDPNVGTGLVGAPACGDVMRLQLKISEDGLIEDARFKTFGCGSAIASSSLVTEWVKGKTVDQAMTISNKDVARELSLPPVKIHCSVLAEDAIKAAIEDFKKKRAARQAKAS, from the coding sequence ATGGCTTACAGCGACAAGGTCATCGAGCACTACGAGAACCCCCGGAACGTCGGGACGCTCGACAAGGAAGACCCGAACGTGGGCACCGGCCTGGTGGGCGCGCCCGCCTGCGGCGACGTGATGCGCCTGCAGCTCAAGATTTCCGAGGACGGGCTCATCGAGGACGCCCGCTTCAAGACGTTCGGCTGCGGGTCGGCCATTGCCTCGTCGTCGCTCGTCACCGAATGGGTGAAGGGCAAGACGGTGGACCAGGCGATGACCATCTCCAACAAGGACGTGGCCCGCGAGCTGTCGCTGCCGCCGGTGAAGATTCACTGCTCCGTGCTGGCCGAGGACGCCATCAAGGCGGCCATCGAGGACTTCAAGAAGAAGCGCGCCGCGCGTCAGGCCAAGGCGTCCTGA
- a CDS encoding IscS subfamily cysteine desulfurase yields the protein MKLPIYMDNHATTPLDPRVLEAMLPYLREDFGNAASRNHVFGWKAEAAVNKARQQVAELIGAAEQEIVFTSGATESDNLAIKGVIEFYKSKGDHIITLKTEHKAILDTCKRLERVRQERLDELKLLRLAQLAGQDVTEDNQSELLSKYDVDSDETYRKWAELPTGGARVTYLDVEPDGRVSLEKLAAAMTPKTVLVSIMFANNEIGVVQPIAEIGALCRSKGVLFHCDAVQGIGKVPFDVEAMKVDLASITSHKMYGPKGIGALYVRRRPRVRIAPSIDGGGHERGMRSGTLNVAAIVGFGVAAELARKELPEESARLLRLREKLRKGLTDALDMTVINGSLEHRLPGNLNISFAHAEGESLMMGIKDVAVSSGSACTSASLEPSYVLRALGVDEELAHSSIRFGLGRFTTEEEVDYVVNLVVDKVRKLRDMSPLYEMAKEGIDLKSIEWTAH from the coding sequence ACATGGACAACCACGCCACCACCCCGCTGGACCCGCGGGTGCTGGAGGCGATGCTGCCCTACCTGCGAGAGGACTTCGGTAACGCGGCCAGCCGCAATCACGTGTTCGGCTGGAAGGCCGAGGCGGCGGTGAACAAGGCCCGGCAGCAGGTGGCCGAGCTCATCGGCGCGGCCGAGCAGGAGATCGTCTTCACCTCGGGCGCCACCGAGTCCGACAACCTGGCCATCAAGGGCGTCATCGAGTTCTACAAGTCCAAGGGTGACCACATCATCACCCTCAAGACGGAGCACAAGGCCATCCTGGACACCTGCAAGCGCCTGGAGCGCGTGCGGCAGGAGCGGTTGGACGAGCTGAAGCTGCTGCGGCTGGCGCAGTTGGCGGGCCAGGACGTCACCGAGGACAACCAGTCGGAGCTGCTGTCGAAGTACGACGTGGACTCCGACGAGACGTACCGTAAGTGGGCCGAGCTGCCCACCGGCGGCGCGCGCGTCACCTACCTGGACGTGGAGCCCGACGGCCGGGTGAGCCTGGAGAAGCTGGCCGCGGCGATGACGCCGAAGACGGTGCTGGTCTCCATCATGTTCGCCAACAACGAGATTGGTGTGGTGCAGCCCATCGCGGAGATTGGCGCGCTGTGCCGCTCCAAGGGCGTGCTCTTCCACTGCGACGCGGTGCAGGGCATCGGCAAGGTGCCCTTCGACGTGGAGGCCATGAAGGTGGACCTGGCCTCCATCACCTCGCACAAGATGTACGGCCCCAAGGGCATTGGCGCGCTGTACGTGCGCCGCCGGCCGCGCGTGCGCATCGCGCCCAGCATCGACGGCGGCGGTCATGAGCGCGGCATGCGCTCCGGCACGCTGAACGTGGCGGCCATCGTCGGCTTTGGCGTGGCTGCCGAGCTGGCTCGCAAGGAGCTGCCCGAGGAGTCGGCGCGCCTCCTTCGCTTGCGTGAAAAGCTGCGCAAGGGCCTCACGGACGCGCTGGACATGACCGTCATCAACGGCTCGCTGGAGCACCGGCTGCCCGGCAACCTCAACATCTCCTTCGCCCACGCGGAGGGAGAGTCCCTGATGATGGGCATCAAGGACGTGGCGGTGTCCTCCGGCTCGGCGTGTACGTCCGCCTCCCTGGAGCCCTCCTACGTGCTGCGCGCGCTGGGCGTGGACGAGGAGCTGGCGCACAGCTCCATCCGCTTCGGCCTGGGCCGCTTCACCACGGAAGAGGAAGTCGACTACGTGGTGAACCTCGTAGTGGACAAGGTCCGCAAGCTGCGCGACATGAGCCCGCTCTACGAGATGGCCAAGGAAGGCATCGACCTCAAGAGCATCGAGTGGACGGCGCACTAG
- the hscB gene encoding Fe-S protein assembly co-chaperone HscB — MRTHFDVFGLKRAYDVDVPALEKQYRELSLQLHPDRVAQASARERLQALEGTTALNEAFKTLKDPVRRAFYLLKLHGIDLDREDAGAQKDMPLAFLEEVMDLRESLDTAMAKKDLGRARAMADDVEARKKAALTEAAESLRTLEAGEPGDGGQEQVRKASHALGRVRYFTRFLEQVDAFEEEIQA, encoded by the coding sequence TTGAGGACCCACTTCGACGTCTTCGGCCTGAAGCGCGCCTATGACGTGGACGTGCCGGCGCTGGAGAAGCAGTACCGCGAGCTGTCGTTGCAGCTCCACCCGGACCGCGTGGCACAGGCCAGCGCGCGCGAGCGCCTGCAGGCCCTGGAGGGCACCACCGCCCTCAACGAGGCCTTCAAGACGTTGAAGGACCCGGTGCGCCGCGCCTTCTACCTGCTCAAGCTGCACGGCATCGACCTGGACCGCGAGGACGCGGGCGCGCAGAAGGACATGCCCCTTGCCTTCCTGGAGGAGGTCATGGACCTGCGCGAGTCGCTGGACACCGCCATGGCGAAGAAGGACCTGGGCCGCGCCCGGGCCATGGCGGACGACGTGGAGGCCCGGAAGAAGGCGGCCCTCACCGAGGCGGCGGAGTCGCTTCGCACCCTGGAGGCAGGCGAGCCGGGGGACGGCGGGCAGGAACAAGTGAGAAAGGCATCGCACGCGCTGGGGCGGGTGCGCTACTTCACGCGCTTCCTCGAGCAGGTGGACGCGTTCGAGGAGGAGATTCAGGCGTGA
- the hscA gene encoding Fe-S protein assembly chaperone HscA has translation MSKNGYLQIHDPLKPKGQAVGIDLGTTNSLVAAVVKDQPVCVPVDEGDALFLPSVVHYAKDGGVVVGARARKLASEHATDTIASVKRFMGRSPDDAETRKLGHYKFAPGAKVVRFDVAGGTPVTPIEVSGEVLRALKRRAEAHFSTKVEQAVITVPAYFDDAQRQATKDAGRLAGLEVLRLLNEPTAAALAYGLDKGSQGTFVVYDLGGGTFDISILKLVDGVFEVKSTGGDSALGGDDFDRAIAQRVLETLGASEAPAPALVAEVLAASRKAKEALTDAASVEFSAGGQTHSVKREDFDAWVQPFVQKTGTVCRRAMKDAGVTAGELDGVILVGGATRVPAVRRYVAELFGREPLGDIDPDQVVALGAAVLANLLTTADRQDDVLLLDVIPLSLGLETMGGIVEKLIQRNSTIPTTAGQVFTTFKDGQTGLDVHVLQGERELVEDNRSLARFTLSGIPPMAAGMARVEVRFQVDADGILSVSAQEQSTGVSQSITVKPSHGLTDEEIEQMLLDSIDYAEDDIQARQVREQRVDAERVLAEADRQLGEHGSLLQEGERATIDSAIARVRELMKGEDHLKLKEAVHALDEASRPFIERVMNQAITQVVAGHSVEDY, from the coding sequence GTGAGCAAGAACGGCTACCTTCAGATTCACGACCCGCTGAAGCCCAAGGGGCAGGCGGTGGGCATCGACCTGGGCACGACGAACTCGCTGGTGGCGGCGGTGGTGAAGGACCAGCCCGTCTGCGTCCCAGTGGACGAAGGCGACGCGCTGTTCCTCCCCTCCGTGGTGCACTACGCGAAGGACGGCGGTGTGGTGGTGGGCGCCCGGGCTCGGAAGCTGGCGTCCGAGCACGCCACCGACACCATCGCCTCCGTGAAGCGCTTCATGGGGCGCAGCCCAGACGACGCGGAGACGCGCAAGCTGGGGCACTACAAGTTCGCGCCCGGCGCCAAGGTGGTGCGCTTCGACGTGGCGGGCGGCACGCCGGTCACGCCCATCGAAGTCTCCGGTGAGGTGCTGCGCGCCCTCAAGCGCCGCGCGGAAGCGCACTTCTCCACCAAGGTGGAGCAGGCCGTCATCACCGTGCCCGCCTACTTCGACGACGCCCAGCGGCAGGCCACCAAGGACGCGGGCCGGCTGGCCGGGCTGGAGGTGCTGCGGCTGCTCAACGAGCCCACCGCCGCCGCGCTGGCCTACGGTCTGGACAAGGGCAGCCAGGGCACCTTCGTCGTCTACGATTTGGGCGGCGGCACCTTCGACATCTCCATCCTCAAGCTGGTGGACGGTGTGTTCGAGGTGAAGTCCACCGGCGGCGACTCCGCGCTGGGTGGCGATGACTTCGACCGGGCGATTGCCCAGCGCGTGCTGGAGACGCTGGGCGCGTCCGAGGCGCCGGCTCCCGCCCTGGTAGCGGAGGTGCTGGCGGCCTCGCGCAAGGCCAAGGAAGCGCTCACCGACGCGGCTTCGGTGGAGTTCTCCGCGGGCGGGCAGACGCACTCAGTGAAGCGCGAGGACTTCGACGCCTGGGTTCAGCCCTTCGTGCAGAAGACGGGCACGGTGTGCCGGCGGGCGATGAAGGACGCGGGCGTGACGGCCGGGGAGCTGGACGGCGTCATCCTGGTCGGCGGCGCCACGCGCGTGCCGGCGGTGCGCCGCTACGTGGCGGAGCTGTTCGGCCGTGAGCCGCTGGGCGACATCGACCCGGACCAGGTGGTGGCGCTGGGCGCCGCGGTGCTGGCCAACCTGCTCACCACGGCGGACCGGCAGGACGACGTGCTGCTGCTGGACGTGATTCCCCTCTCCCTGGGTTTGGAGACGATGGGCGGCATCGTGGAGAAGCTGATTCAGCGCAACTCCACCATCCCCACCACCGCGGGCCAGGTGTTCACCACCTTCAAGGATGGGCAGACGGGCCTGGACGTCCACGTGCTCCAGGGCGAGCGCGAGCTGGTGGAGGACAACCGCAGCCTGGCGCGCTTCACCCTGTCCGGCATTCCGCCCATGGCCGCTGGCATGGCCCGGGTGGAGGTCCGCTTCCAGGTGGACGCCGACGGCATCCTCTCCGTCAGCGCGCAGGAGCAGAGCACCGGCGTCAGCCAGTCGATTACCGTGAAGCCCAGCCACGGCCTCACGGACGAGGAGATTGAGCAGATGCTGCTCGACTCCATCGACTACGCCGAGGACGACATCCAGGCCCGGCAGGTCCGCGAGCAGCGGGTGGACGCCGAGCGCGTCCTGGCCGAGGCGGACCGGCAGTTGGGCGAGCACGGCTCGCTGCTCCAGGAGGGGGAGCGCGCCACCATTGATTCCGCCATCGCCCGCGTGCGCGAGCTGATGAAGGGCGAGGACCACCTGAAGCTGAAGGAGGCCGTGCACGCGCTGGACGAGGCGTCCCGCCCCTT